A genomic segment from Polyangium mundeleinium encodes:
- a CDS encoding single-stranded DNA-binding protein, with the protein MAEGFNRVMLLGNLGADPELRFTQGGQAVLNLRLATTESYLDKDKVRRERTDWHNVVVWGKRGEALAKILGKGTSLFVEGSLRTSSYDDRDGNKRYKTEVIANNVILASRGRGAPAGDDMGPPADFSGSGPPARGGGGGDYGDFSGGGGGGGGGGGSRGGGGGYGGPRSGGGGGGGSRGGGGGGGGGGGGGRPAPDPGPPPDDFGYDGGDDIPF; encoded by the coding sequence ATGGCGGAAGGTTTCAATCGCGTCATGTTGCTCGGAAATCTGGGCGCAGATCCCGAGCTTCGGTTCACCCAGGGTGGCCAAGCCGTGCTCAACCTCCGCCTCGCCACGACCGAGAGCTACCTCGACAAAGACAAGGTCCGCCGCGAGCGCACCGACTGGCACAACGTCGTCGTGTGGGGCAAGCGCGGCGAGGCGCTGGCGAAGATCCTCGGCAAGGGAACGTCGCTCTTCGTCGAGGGCTCGCTGCGCACGTCGAGCTACGACGATCGCGACGGCAACAAGCGCTACAAGACCGAGGTCATCGCGAACAACGTGATCCTCGCCAGCCGCGGTCGCGGCGCGCCCGCCGGCGATGACATGGGCCCGCCCGCCGACTTCTCCGGCTCCGGCCCGCCCGCGCGCGGCGGCGGCGGCGGCGATTACGGCGACTTCAGTGGTGGCGGCGGCGGTGGCGGCGGTGGCGGTGGCAGCCGCGGCGGCGGTGGCGGCTACGGCGGCCCGCGCAGTGGCGGCGGCGGTGGCGGCGGCAGCCGCGGCGGTGGCGGTGGCGGTGGCGGTGGCGGCGGCGGGGGTCGTCCCGCGCCGGATCCTGGGCCTCCGCCGGATGATTTCGGCTACGACGGCGGCGACGACATCCCGTTCTGA
- the mgtE gene encoding magnesium transporter has protein sequence MMRVAVAMLPEVRELLAEDPAQIGALLEEIHDEDLADLLGMLEEHEAALILKTLKPEEAAPIFERLDEDQQEALVEELGVEHAAPIVSEMAADERTDLIEALPEEVGDNLLETLEKVDPEAAAEVEELAKWPEDSAGGLMTTDYVSVPPTITVAEAIERIRQSSQDAETIYYVYVLSDEERLLGIVSLRDLLLATSTDRITDVMTENIFALSPETDQEEVARKMAKYDFAAMPVVGPDRKLLGVITVDDVMDVLTQEQNEDLQRLAAVEPMAEGYFQTGFWTFIQKRAPWLAALLVSEFITGTVLRHYDEIIEAVSKLAYYVPMLISTGGNTGSQSSSLIIRGLAVGDVKPNDWKRVIVREIGQGVVLGLMLATIGMTRIYLWGDGFPLMFTVGFTLLFIVIMGCTVGSMLPLLLRKLGLDPATSSTPFIATLIDVLGILIYLNVAKLLLAEVIAQAAKTVH, from the coding sequence ATGATGCGAGTCGCCGTCGCGATGCTGCCCGAGGTGCGAGAGCTCCTCGCCGAAGATCCCGCGCAGATCGGCGCCTTGCTCGAGGAGATCCACGACGAGGACCTCGCCGACCTGCTCGGCATGCTCGAAGAGCACGAAGCGGCCCTCATCCTCAAGACGCTGAAGCCCGAGGAGGCCGCGCCGATCTTCGAGCGCCTCGACGAGGATCAGCAGGAGGCGCTCGTCGAGGAGCTCGGCGTCGAGCACGCCGCACCGATCGTCTCGGAGATGGCCGCCGACGAGCGGACCGACCTCATCGAAGCCCTGCCCGAGGAGGTCGGCGACAACCTGCTCGAGACGCTGGAGAAGGTCGATCCCGAGGCCGCCGCCGAGGTCGAAGAGCTCGCGAAGTGGCCCGAGGACAGCGCCGGCGGCCTGATGACCACCGACTACGTCTCGGTGCCGCCCACGATCACGGTCGCCGAGGCGATCGAGCGCATCCGTCAATCCTCCCAGGATGCCGAGACGATTTATTACGTCTACGTACTTTCGGACGAGGAGCGCCTGCTCGGCATCGTGTCCTTGCGTGATCTCCTGCTCGCCACGTCCACGGACCGGATCACGGACGTGATGACGGAGAACATTTTCGCGCTGAGCCCCGAGACCGATCAGGAAGAGGTCGCGCGGAAGATGGCGAAGTACGACTTCGCGGCGATGCCCGTGGTCGGCCCGGATCGAAAGCTGCTCGGCGTGATCACAGTCGACGACGTGATGGACGTGCTCACGCAGGAGCAGAACGAAGACTTGCAGCGCCTCGCCGCCGTCGAGCCGATGGCGGAGGGCTACTTCCAGACGGGGTTCTGGACGTTCATCCAGAAGCGCGCGCCCTGGCTCGCAGCGCTGCTCGTGAGCGAGTTCATCACGGGCACGGTGCTTCGGCACTACGACGAGATCATCGAGGCCGTCTCGAAGCTCGCCTACTACGTGCCGATGCTCATCTCGACAGGCGGCAACACCGGCTCGCAGTCGTCGTCGCTCATCATCCGCGGCCTCGCCGTGGGCGACGTGAAGCCGAACGACTGGAAGCGCGTCATCGTGCGCGAGATCGGCCAAGGCGTGGTGCTCGGCCTGATGCTCGCGACCATCGGCATGACGCGCATCTACCTCTGGGGCGACGGCTTTCCGCTGATGTTCACCGTCGGCTTCACGTTGCTCTTCATCGTGATCATGGGCTGCACCGTGGGCTCGATGCTGCCGCTGCTCCTGCGCAAGCTCGGCCTCGATCCAGCGACGAGCTCGACGCCGTTCATCGCCACGCTGATCGACGTGCTCGGGATCCTGATCTATCTGAACGTCGCGAAGCTCCTGCTCGCCGAGGTGATCGCGCAAGCCGCGAAGACCGTGCACTGA
- a CDS encoding integration host factor subunit alpha — translation MTKAEIVQAVYGRLGGFSKKESADLVDLIFETMKETLGRGEKIKISGFGNFVLRDKRQRQGRNPQTGDPIVITERRVLSFKASQILKHALNPRVSGASGATASAVAEE, via the coding sequence ATGACCAAGGCCGAAATCGTACAAGCCGTCTACGGTCGGCTCGGGGGGTTCTCGAAGAAGGAGTCGGCAGACCTCGTCGACCTCATCTTCGAGACGATGAAAGAGACCCTCGGCCGCGGTGAGAAGATCAAGATCTCGGGCTTCGGCAATTTCGTTCTGCGCGACAAACGCCAGCGTCAGGGCCGGAATCCGCAGACGGGCGACCCGATCGTGATCACCGAGCGCCGTGTCCTCTCCTTCAAGGCGAGCCAGATCCTGAAGCACGCGTTGAACCCGCGTGTCTCCGGGGCGAGCGGCGCCACGGCTTCCGCCGTCGCGGAGGAGTGA
- a CDS encoding class I SAM-dependent methyltransferase, which produces MSLGTPLTGAEAAVFDTSVIPRYLANFGTAAVEMVIPYSPAAVADIGCRTGYVEPMIAEKLPEANIVGVDPSPEALTLARAKASELSGVHVSLELATGMPLPLPDASFTHGLLVHPVVSAQARYALLAELRRILVVGGQGLVALPVRGSFPEIYDMLREYALRQDLADFGKAVEVAAASRPTIESLSEELEKVGLGEVDVDVQLIGVAFNSGKEFLEDPIAQMIVFPDMRALLEADPGAVEAGFRYVSDAITKYWSEGAFELTVNIGCASGRRFE; this is translated from the coding sequence GTGAGTCTCGGGACCCCGCTCACGGGGGCGGAGGCGGCGGTCTTCGATACGTCGGTCATCCCGCGATACCTCGCGAATTTCGGCACGGCCGCGGTGGAGATGGTGATCCCGTACTCCCCGGCGGCCGTGGCCGACATCGGCTGCCGCACGGGGTACGTCGAGCCGATGATCGCGGAGAAGCTGCCGGAAGCGAACATCGTCGGCGTCGATCCTTCGCCCGAGGCGCTCACGCTCGCGCGTGCGAAGGCGTCGGAGCTTTCGGGCGTGCACGTGAGCCTCGAACTCGCGACGGGCATGCCCTTGCCGCTGCCCGACGCGAGCTTCACGCACGGCTTGCTCGTGCATCCGGTCGTGAGCGCGCAGGCGCGGTATGCGCTGCTCGCCGAGCTCCGTCGCATCCTCGTCGTCGGCGGGCAGGGCCTCGTCGCGCTGCCCGTGCGCGGCTCGTTCCCTGAGATTTACGACATGTTGCGCGAGTACGCGTTGCGGCAGGACCTCGCGGATTTCGGCAAGGCCGTCGAGGTCGCGGCGGCGAGCCGCCCGACGATCGAGTCGCTCTCGGAGGAGCTCGAGAAGGTCGGGCTCGGCGAGGTCGACGTCGACGTGCAGCTCATCGGCGTCGCGTTCAACAGCGGCAAGGAGTTCCTGGAAGATCCGATCGCGCAGATGATCGTCTTCCCCGACATGCGCGCGCTGCTCGAAGCCGATCCGGGCGCCGTCGAGGCCGGCTTCCGCTACGTGAGCGACGCGATCACGAAGTACTGGTCCGAGGGCGCCTTCGAGCTGACGGTCAACATCGGCTGCGCGAGTGGGCGTCGCTTCGAGTAG
- the leuS gene encoding leucine--tRNA ligase, which yields MTSPTANTPSPSTPADGTAAAQEPARYVHAEAEPRWQRFWEETGVFRAVRHEGRPKRYVLDMFPYPSGAGLHVGHPEGYTATDIFCRYSRMKGFDVLHPMGWDAFGLPAEQYAIQTGTHPAETTRKNIDTFRRQLKMLGFSYDWEREFGTIDENYVRWTQWIFVKLFERGLAYQDKVLVNWCPALGTVLANEEVIDGKSERGGHPVVRTPLRQWMLRITAYADRLAEDLALLQWPEGTVTAQRNWIGRSEGATISFDVQGFEGAKIDVFTTRPDTLLGCTYVVLAPEHALVSKVTSAENIDAVRAYVEATARKSDFERTAVVKTKTGVPTGAMAIHPITGVAVPIWVADYVIGSYGTGAVMAVPAHDERDFAFAKAFELPIIEVVSPDGKLHDSLDAAYVDAGVLVRSGKFDGLKSTDGKRAIVDELVTLGKGAQKVTYKLRDWVFSRQRYWGEPIPVYFPVEMKDPAGDPRKGDEHVILYDKPIAVAESELPLRLPNLVDFRPGDDPQGPLARAVDWRFFQKDGQWYARETNTMPQWAGSCWYYLRFLDPKNDTEAWSQKAYDDWMPVDLYVGGGEHAVLHLLYARFWHKVLFDIGKVKHPEPFMKLVHQGLILGEDSEKMSKSRGNVVNPDDIVKAYGADCLRLYEMFMGPLEAVKPWQSAQIQGVVRFRDRIFSILTGRPLVDTIDDATKRLVHKTIKKVTEDIETLSFNTAISAMMVLLNHLGALKELPREAARGLLICVSPFAPHVAEEVWRLWGNERSIALEAWPTFDPTLCVDDVIEMAVQVNGKVRGRVTLPVKASEDEARNAALTAEGVSAFTAGKTLKKFIYVPGKIVNLVVA from the coding sequence ATGACGTCCCCCACCGCGAACACGCCCTCGCCGAGCACGCCTGCGGATGGCACTGCGGCTGCGCAGGAGCCCGCTCGTTACGTTCACGCCGAGGCCGAGCCCCGCTGGCAGCGCTTCTGGGAGGAGACCGGCGTCTTCCGCGCCGTTCGCCATGAAGGTCGGCCCAAGCGGTACGTGCTCGACATGTTCCCCTATCCCTCGGGCGCGGGCCTCCACGTCGGGCACCCCGAGGGCTACACGGCGACCGACATCTTCTGCCGCTACAGCCGCATGAAGGGGTTCGACGTCCTGCATCCGATGGGCTGGGACGCCTTCGGCTTGCCTGCCGAGCAGTACGCGATCCAGACCGGCACCCACCCCGCCGAGACCACGCGCAAGAACATCGACACGTTCCGGCGCCAGCTCAAGATGCTCGGCTTCAGCTACGACTGGGAGCGCGAGTTCGGCACCATCGACGAGAACTACGTCCGCTGGACCCAGTGGATCTTCGTCAAGCTCTTCGAACGCGGCCTCGCCTATCAGGACAAAGTCCTCGTCAACTGGTGCCCCGCCCTCGGCACCGTCCTCGCCAACGAGGAGGTCATCGACGGCAAGAGCGAGCGCGGCGGTCACCCCGTCGTCCGCACCCCGCTGCGCCAGTGGATGCTCCGCATCACCGCCTACGCCGACCGCCTCGCCGAGGATCTCGCCCTCCTCCAGTGGCCCGAAGGCACCGTCACCGCCCAGCGAAACTGGATCGGTCGATCCGAGGGCGCGACCATTTCGTTCGACGTCCAAGGGTTCGAGGGCGCAAAGATCGACGTGTTCACGACGCGCCCCGACACGCTGCTCGGGTGTACGTACGTCGTGCTCGCGCCCGAGCACGCGCTCGTCTCGAAGGTCACCTCGGCCGAGAACATCGACGCCGTGCGCGCGTATGTCGAGGCCACTGCACGCAAGAGTGACTTCGAACGCACCGCCGTCGTGAAGACCAAGACCGGCGTCCCCACGGGCGCGATGGCGATCCACCCGATCACCGGCGTGGCCGTGCCCATCTGGGTCGCCGACTACGTCATCGGTAGCTACGGCACGGGCGCGGTCATGGCCGTCCCGGCCCACGACGAGCGCGACTTCGCGTTCGCCAAGGCGTTCGAGCTGCCGATCATCGAGGTCGTGAGCCCCGACGGAAAGCTCCACGATTCGCTCGACGCGGCCTACGTCGACGCGGGCGTCCTCGTGCGGAGCGGCAAGTTCGACGGCCTCAAGTCCACCGATGGCAAGCGCGCCATCGTGGACGAGCTCGTCACCTTGGGCAAAGGCGCGCAGAAGGTCACGTACAAGCTGCGCGACTGGGTGTTTTCCCGGCAGCGGTACTGGGGCGAGCCGATCCCGGTCTACTTCCCCGTCGAGATGAAGGATCCGGCCGGTGACCCGCGCAAGGGCGACGAGCACGTGATCCTCTACGACAAACCCATCGCCGTCGCCGAGAGCGAGCTGCCCCTGCGCCTGCCCAACCTCGTCGATTTCCGCCCCGGCGACGACCCGCAGGGTCCGCTCGCCCGCGCGGTCGATTGGAGGTTCTTCCAGAAAGACGGGCAGTGGTACGCGCGCGAGACGAACACGATGCCGCAATGGGCGGGCTCGTGCTGGTACTACCTGCGTTTCCTCGACCCGAAGAACGACACCGAGGCGTGGAGCCAGAAGGCCTATGACGATTGGATGCCCGTCGACCTCTACGTCGGCGGCGGCGAGCACGCCGTGCTCCACCTGCTCTACGCGCGCTTTTGGCACAAGGTGCTGTTCGACATCGGCAAGGTGAAACACCCCGAGCCGTTCATGAAGCTCGTCCACCAGGGCCTCATCCTGGGCGAGGACAGCGAGAAGATGTCGAAATCGCGCGGCAACGTGGTGAACCCCGACGACATCGTGAAGGCCTACGGCGCCGATTGCCTGCGCCTCTACGAGATGTTCATGGGCCCGCTCGAAGCGGTCAAACCCTGGCAATCCGCGCAGATCCAGGGCGTCGTCCGCTTCCGCGACCGCATCTTCTCGATCCTCACGGGCCGGCCCCTGGTCGACACCATCGATGACGCCACGAAGCGCCTCGTCCACAAGACCATCAAGAAGGTCACGGAGGACATCGAGACGCTCTCGTTCAACACGGCGATCTCGGCGATGATGGTTCTCCTGAACCACCTCGGCGCACTGAAGGAGCTGCCGCGGGAGGCAGCGCGGGGTCTTTTGATCTGCGTCTCGCCGTTCGCGCCGCACGTGGCCGAGGAGGTTTGGCGCCTGTGGGGCAACGAGCGTTCGATCGCGCTCGAAGCCTGGCCCACGTTCGATCCGACGCTCTGCGTCGACGACGTGATCGAGATGGCCGTGCAGGTGAACGGCAAGGTTCGCGGCCGCGTGACGCTGCCCGTCAAGGCCAGCGAAGACGAGGCCCGTAACGCCGCGCTCACAGCCGAGGGTGTCTCGGCGTTCACGGCCGGCAAAACGTTGAAAAAGTTTATCTACGTACCCGGCAAGATCGTGAATCTCGTCGTCGCCTGA
- a CDS encoding response regulator transcription factor, with translation MTSKKKILIIEDEPHIVLGLTDALEFEGFSVVSAGTGNAGVQLARQEKPQAILLDLMLPDTNGFKVCEELRRWDAFIPIIILTARGQELDKIRGLDAGADDYVTKPFSVGELIARMRAIFRRTTRGPGDPTPEVFTIGQAKINMTTHTVARGSKSSPLSFYEVELLRLLYERVGQPVSREEILQKVWGVEGSPTNRTVDNFIVKLRKKVEKSPDKPQHILTVYGHGYKLAP, from the coding sequence GTGACGTCGAAAAAGAAGATCCTGATCATCGAGGACGAGCCCCACATCGTCCTCGGCCTGACCGACGCGCTCGAGTTCGAGGGGTTCTCCGTCGTCTCGGCGGGCACGGGCAACGCGGGCGTGCAGCTCGCGCGGCAGGAGAAGCCACAGGCGATCCTGCTCGACCTGATGCTCCCCGACACGAACGGGTTCAAGGTCTGCGAGGAGCTGCGTCGCTGGGATGCGTTCATCCCGATCATCATCCTGACGGCGCGCGGCCAGGAGCTCGACAAGATCCGCGGCCTCGACGCGGGCGCCGACGACTACGTCACGAAGCCCTTCAGCGTGGGCGAGCTCATCGCTCGCATGCGCGCCATCTTCCGGCGCACCACGCGCGGGCCCGGCGATCCGACGCCCGAGGTCTTCACGATCGGGCAGGCCAAGATCAACATGACGACCCACACGGTCGCGCGCGGCTCGAAGTCGAGCCCGCTCTCGTTCTACGAGGTCGAGCTCCTGCGCCTGCTCTACGAGCGCGTCGGCCAGCCCGTCTCGCGCGAGGAGATCCTGCAGAAGGTGTGGGGCGTCGAGGGGTCCCCCACGAACCGCACCGTCGACAACTTCATCGTCAAGCTGCGCAAGAAGGTCGAGAAGTCCCCGGACAAACCGCAGCACATCCTGACGGTGTACGGGCACGGCTACAAGCTGGCGCCCTGA
- a CDS encoding penicillin-binding protein activator LpoB — MKTARLLPLVPALAFAMLAPLAAGCSSDPVFVRGSEVKGLDDPPMSTGIDKRDMEQLLHENMKHLVASPLAKAWADAGDKPTLAIFPMLNETSQHVDSQLQAVLSDAETFMVNSQLVTVVSRERQNQMIAEVERQNGGQFDPNHAAQYGRQLGAKYYMTGKVYTSDERTAGGRRVQYFMFMQVIETETSAVRWQNKAAFTKALLNQD, encoded by the coding sequence ATGAAAACTGCACGCTTGCTTCCCCTCGTCCCCGCCCTCGCCTTCGCCATGCTCGCGCCGCTCGCCGCCGGCTGCTCGAGCGACCCCGTGTTCGTCCGCGGCTCGGAGGTCAAGGGGCTCGACGACCCGCCGATGAGCACCGGCATCGACAAGCGCGACATGGAGCAGCTCCTCCACGAGAACATGAAGCACCTCGTGGCCTCGCCCCTCGCCAAGGCCTGGGCCGACGCGGGCGACAAGCCCACGCTGGCGATCTTCCCGATGCTCAACGAGACGAGCCAGCACGTCGACAGCCAGCTCCAGGCAGTGCTCTCCGACGCCGAGACGTTCATGGTGAACTCGCAGCTCGTCACGGTCGTGAGCCGCGAGCGGCAGAACCAGATGATCGCCGAGGTCGAGCGGCAGAACGGCGGCCAGTTCGATCCGAACCACGCGGCCCAGTACGGCCGTCAGCTCGGCGCGAAGTACTACATGACCGGCAAGGTCTACACCTCGGACGAGCGCACGGCCGGCGGGCGGCGCGTGCAATACTTCATGTTCATGCAGGTCATCGAGACCGAGACGAGCGCGGTGCGCTGGCAAAACAAGGCGGCCTTCACGAAGGCCCTGCTCAACCAGGATTGA
- a CDS encoding MerR family transcriptional regulator, which yields MSGRRELPAKLYYRIGEVAGIVGVETHVLRYWESEFRSIRPQKSAKGQRVYSRRDVETLLKVKELLYAHRFTIAGARRKLREGGIEPPGEDDPSVEQARRMREALLDIRSELVAMMRELDEPKATGKKS from the coding sequence TTGTCCGGGCGCCGAGAGCTTCCTGCGAAGCTCTACTACCGCATCGGAGAGGTCGCCGGGATCGTCGGCGTCGAGACGCACGTGCTGCGTTACTGGGAGAGCGAGTTCCGCTCGATCCGGCCGCAGAAGTCCGCCAAAGGGCAACGTGTCTACTCGCGCCGCGACGTGGAGACGCTGCTCAAGGTGAAGGAGCTGCTCTACGCGCACCGCTTCACGATCGCGGGCGCGCGGCGCAAGCTGCGCGAGGGCGGCATCGAGCCGCCCGGCGAGGACGATCCGAGCGTGGAGCAAGCGCGCCGCATGCGCGAGGCGCTGCTCGACATCCGGAGCGAGCTCGTCGCGATGATGCGTGAGCTCGACGAGCCCAAGGCCACGGGCAAGAAGAGCTAG